Proteins found in one Papio anubis isolate 15944 chromosome 13, Panubis1.0, whole genome shotgun sequence genomic segment:
- the TMEM141 gene encoding transmembrane protein 141 isoform X2, with the protein MVNLGLSRVDDAVAARHPVGCVQVPCGWERTHPRAPPWLPSRGRQVTCPQVLGAWPVAGSVASYGVTRVESKKCSNLWLFLETGQLPKDMSTEPSFCHDKMGTVTPHHDGYGSSLSLSASYRSAKPGELRPGHRGLGAVGVWNTAFMPPDPRLTLPTP; encoded by the exons ATGGTGAACTTGGGCCTGTCCCGGGTGGACGACGCCGTGGCTGCCAGGCACCCG GTAGGCTGCGTCCAGGTGCCCTGCGGCTGGGAGAGAACGCACCCTCGTGCCCCGCCCTGGCTCCCCAGCAGGGGGCGCCAAGTCACCTGCCCGCAGGTGCTGGGGGCCTGGCCAG TTGCAGGCTCTGTGGCCAGCTATGGGGTGACGAGAGTGGAGTCGAAGAAATGCAGCAACCTCTGGCTCTTCCTGGAGACCGGGCAGCTCCCCAAAGACATGAGCACAG AACCCAGTTTCTGCCATGATAAAATGGGCACAGTGACGCCACACCATGATGGATATGGTTCGAGcttgtctctctctgcctcttacAGATCGGCGAAGCCAGGAGAGCTCCGGCCAGGGCACAGAGGATTGGGGGCAGTAGGAGTCTGGAACACAGCCTTCATGCCCCCCGACCCCAGGCTGACCCTCCCCACACCCTAG
- the TMEM141 gene encoding transmembrane protein 141 isoform X4, giving the protein MVNLGLSRVDDAVAARHPGLGEYAACQSHAFMKGVFTFVTGTGMAFGLQMFIQRKFPYPLQWSLLVAVVAGSVASYGVTRVESKKCSNLWLFLETGQLPKDMSTDRRSQESSGQGTEDWGQ; this is encoded by the exons ATGGTGAACTTGGGCCTGTCCCGGGTGGACGACGCCGTGGCTGCCAGGCACCCG GGACTCGGGGAGTATGCCGCATGCCAGTCACACGCCTTCATGAAGGGCGTTTTCACCTTCGTCACAG GCACCGGCATGGCCTTTGGTTTGCAGATGTTCATTCAGAGGAAGTTTCCATACCCTTTGCAGTGGAGCCTACTAGTGGCCGTGG TTGCAGGCTCTGTGGCCAGCTATGGGGTGACGAGAGTGGAGTCGAAGAAATGCAGCAACCTCTGGCTCTTCCTGGAGACCGGGCAGCTCCCCAAAGACATGAGCACAG ATCGGCGAAGCCAGGAGAGCTCCGGCCAGGGCACAGAGGATTGGGGGCAGTAG
- the LCN15 gene encoding lipocalin-15: MTLFLLGAILALLWAPTAQAEVLLQPDFNAEKFSGLWYVVSMASDCKVFLGKKDHLSMSTRAIRPTEEGGLHVHMEFPGADGCNQVDAEYLKVGSKGHFRVPALGYLDVRIVDTDYSSFAVLYIYKELEGALSTMVQLYSRTQDVSPQALKAFQDFYPTLGLSDDMMVMLPKSDACSPESKEAP, translated from the exons ATGACGTTGTTCCTGCTCGGCGCAATCCTGGCCCTGCTCTGGGCGCCCACGGCACAGGCTGAGGTTCTGCTGCAGCCTGACTTCAATGCTGAAAAG TTCTCAGGCCTCTGGTACGTGGTCTCCATGGCATCTGACTGCAAGGTCTTCCTGGGCAAGAAGGACCACCTGTCTATGTCCACCAGGGCCATTAGGCCCACAGAGGAGGGCGGCCTCCACGTCCACATGGAGTTCCCAGG GGCGGACGGCTGTAACCAGGTGGATGCCGAGTACCTGAAGGTGGGCTCCAAGGGACACTTCAGGGTCCCAG CCTTGGGCTACCTGGACGTGCGCATCGTGGACACAGACTACAGCTCCTTCGCAGTCCTTTACATCTACAAGGAGCTGGAGGGGGCCCTCAGCACCATGGTGCAGCTCTACA GCCGGACCCAGGACGTGAGTCCCCAGGCTCTGAAGGCCTTCCAGGACTTCTACCCGACCCTGGGGCTCTCCGATGACATGATGGTCATGCTGCCCAAGTCAG ACGCCTGCAGCCCTGAGAGCAAGGAGGCACCCTGA
- the LCN8 gene encoding epididymal-specific lipocalin-8: MEARLPCTILGVLVVLWAQVAAAMVELDRQKIGGFWREVGVASYQSLVLMAPKRVEGLFLTLNGSNLTVKVAYNSSGSCEIEKIVGSEIDTMGKFAFPGHREIHVLDTDYEGYAILRVSLMWRGRSFHVLKYFTRSLEDEDRLGFWRFRELTADTGLYLAARPGRCAELLKEELI, encoded by the exons ATGGAGGCCAGGCTGCCGTGCACCATCCTGGGTGTCCTCGTGGTGCTCTGGGCGCAGGTGGCAGCAGCCATGGTGGAGCTGGACCGGCAGAAG ATTGGAGGATTCTGGCGGGAAGTCGGTGTGGCCTCCTATCAAAGTCTGGTGCTGATGGCCCCAAAGCGGGTGGAGGGCTTGTTCCTCACTTTGAACGGGAGTAACCTGACCGTGAAGGTCGCATATAACAG CTCAGGAAGCTGTGAGATAGAGAAGATTGTGGGCTCAGAAATAGACACTATGGGAAAATTTGCTTTTCCTG GCCACAGAGAGATCCACGTGCTGGACACCGACTACGAGGGCTATGCCATCCTGCGGGTGTCCCTGATGTGGCGGGGCAGGAGCTTTCACGTCCTCAAGTACTTCA CTCGGAGCCTGGAGGATGAGGACCGGCTGGGGTTCTGGAGGTTTCGGGAGCTGACGGCAGACACTGGTCTCTACCTGGCGGCCCGGCCTG GGCGGTGTGCCGAGCTTCTGAAGGAG GAGCTGATTTAA
- the TMEM141 gene encoding transmembrane protein 141 isoform X1, with amino-acid sequence MVNLGLSRVDDAVAARHPGLGEYAACQSHAFMKGVFTFVTGTGMAFGLQMFIQRKFPYPLQWSLLVAVVAGSVASYGVTRVESKKCSNLWLFLETGQLPKDMSTEPSFCHDKMGTVTPHHDGYGSSLSLSASYRSAKPGELRPGHRGLGAVGVWNTAFMPPDPRLTLPTP; translated from the exons ATGGTGAACTTGGGCCTGTCCCGGGTGGACGACGCCGTGGCTGCCAGGCACCCG GGACTCGGGGAGTATGCCGCATGCCAGTCACACGCCTTCATGAAGGGCGTTTTCACCTTCGTCACAG GCACCGGCATGGCCTTTGGTTTGCAGATGTTCATTCAGAGGAAGTTTCCATACCCTTTGCAGTGGAGCCTACTAGTGGCCGTGG TTGCAGGCTCTGTGGCCAGCTATGGGGTGACGAGAGTGGAGTCGAAGAAATGCAGCAACCTCTGGCTCTTCCTGGAGACCGGGCAGCTCCCCAAAGACATGAGCACAG AACCCAGTTTCTGCCATGATAAAATGGGCACAGTGACGCCACACCATGATGGATATGGTTCGAGcttgtctctctctgcctcttacAGATCGGCGAAGCCAGGAGAGCTCCGGCCAGGGCACAGAGGATTGGGGGCAGTAGGAGTCTGGAACACAGCCTTCATGCCCCCCGACCCCAGGCTGACCCTCCCCACACCCTAG
- the TMEM141 gene encoding transmembrane protein 141 isoform X3 — MVNLGLSRVDDAVAARHPGLGEYAACQSHAFMKGVFTFVTVAGSVASYGVTRVESKKCSNLWLFLETGQLPKDMSTEPSFCHDKMGTVTPHHDGYGSSLSLSASYRSAKPGELRPGHRGLGAVGVWNTAFMPPDPRLTLPTP; from the exons ATGGTGAACTTGGGCCTGTCCCGGGTGGACGACGCCGTGGCTGCCAGGCACCCG GGACTCGGGGAGTATGCCGCATGCCAGTCACACGCCTTCATGAAGGGCGTTTTCACCTTCGTCACAG TTGCAGGCTCTGTGGCCAGCTATGGGGTGACGAGAGTGGAGTCGAAGAAATGCAGCAACCTCTGGCTCTTCCTGGAGACCGGGCAGCTCCCCAAAGACATGAGCACAG AACCCAGTTTCTGCCATGATAAAATGGGCACAGTGACGCCACACCATGATGGATATGGTTCGAGcttgtctctctctgcctcttacAGATCGGCGAAGCCAGGAGAGCTCCGGCCAGGGCACAGAGGATTGGGGGCAGTAGGAGTCTGGAACACAGCCTTCATGCCCCCCGACCCCAGGCTGACCCTCCCCACACCCTAG